A region of Halalkaliarchaeum desulfuricum DNA encodes the following proteins:
- a CDS encoding DUF5820 family protein has product MDLPTLPDGWTVWNDGSDGRVVLTYRPDVFDSSAFPAPCLPTLYVTDGPRDSRPAAARREKRGWQVVLFLEPEIELERRAYDDCSEALEGAVSLAEQFAAGEIEFREAYQLPREAYLAKLDELVG; this is encoded by the coding sequence ATGGACCTGCCGACGTTGCCGGACGGATGGACGGTGTGGAACGACGGATCGGACGGGCGTGTCGTGCTCACGTATCGGCCGGACGTGTTCGACTCCAGTGCGTTTCCCGCTCCCTGTCTGCCGACGCTCTACGTGACCGACGGGCCGCGTGATTCGCGTCCGGCAGCCGCACGCCGGGAGAAACGCGGCTGGCAGGTGGTGCTATTCCTGGAACCGGAGATCGAACTCGAACGTCGAGCCTACGACGATTGCAGTGAGGCGCTCGAGGGGGCCGTCTCGCTGGCCGAGCAGTTCGCCGCCGGCGAGATCGAGTTCCGCGAGGCGTACCAGCTGCCACGCGAGGCGTATCTCGCAAAGCTCGACGAGCTGGTGGGCTGA
- a CDS encoding ABC transporter substrate-binding protein has translation MDDSRSIQRGERTSRRGFLAFGGAAVATSLGGCLGDVGETTDTVAFGTLPIAAVAEVFIAKDRGFFADRNIEIETERIAGASQAVPQLASGDLDVASGSIGAGVFNSIAQDVPVRAVADQTQYWDDQPSGNRFWIRAELYEEGMSFSDLPEDPTVAINGEATAMDYLVGRLLQLNDMGWDDVTVTEMPFPDMISAMGSGEIDACTIPDPLGLQVAQETGAGQLLYGSQLAPRMQIATYFFGEPFMEDRPDVARRWLEAYLLGIREYYDLGGFPNEEVASIISEEIDVPVPAIQASIPSLVHKNGRMNVDSLMRQQEFHACRGYLDETVSADEVVDETLLDAALDEVGRLDESEATPSVGTIHEWSETAPAPYAPVGEITVPEGFPGERICE, from the coding sequence ATGGACGATAGTCGATCGATTCAGCGAGGTGAGCGGACATCGAGACGGGGGTTTTTAGCCTTCGGTGGCGCCGCCGTGGCGACGTCACTCGGCGGCTGTCTCGGCGACGTCGGAGAAACGACGGACACCGTCGCGTTCGGGACGCTGCCGATCGCCGCGGTCGCCGAGGTGTTCATCGCCAAGGATCGGGGGTTCTTCGCGGATCGGAACATCGAGATCGAAACCGAACGTATCGCCGGCGCTAGCCAGGCGGTTCCCCAGCTCGCGTCCGGGGATCTCGACGTCGCGAGCGGCTCGATCGGGGCGGGCGTGTTCAACTCGATCGCCCAGGACGTTCCCGTGCGGGCGGTGGCAGACCAGACGCAGTACTGGGACGACCAGCCGTCCGGCAACAGGTTCTGGATTCGAGCGGAGTTGTACGAGGAAGGGATGTCCTTTTCGGATCTCCCGGAGGATCCGACCGTGGCGATCAACGGGGAGGCGACGGCGATGGACTACCTGGTCGGGCGGCTGCTCCAGCTCAACGACATGGGGTGGGACGACGTGACGGTGACGGAGATGCCGTTCCCGGACATGATCTCGGCGATGGGCTCCGGGGAGATCGACGCCTGTACGATCCCCGATCCGCTCGGACTGCAGGTCGCCCAGGAAACCGGCGCGGGACAGTTGCTGTACGGCTCGCAGCTGGCCCCCCGAATGCAGATCGCGACGTACTTTTTCGGGGAACCGTTCATGGAGGATCGACCCGACGTCGCCAGACGGTGGCTGGAGGCGTATCTCCTCGGGATCCGCGAGTACTACGATCTGGGGGGATTCCCGAACGAGGAGGTCGCCTCGATCATCAGCGAGGAGATCGACGTCCCCGTTCCGGCGATCCAGGCGTCGATCCCGTCGCTCGTCCACAAGAACGGCCGGATGAACGTCGACAGCCTGATGCGGCAACAGGAGTTTCACGCGTGTCGCGGCTATCTCGACGAGACCGTCTCCGCCGACGAGGTCGTCGACGAAACGCTGCTTGATGCTGCCCTCGATGAGGTCGGACGGCTGGACGAGTCGGAGGCAACCCCGTCGGTTGGCACGATCCACGAGTGGAGCGAGACGGCGCCGGCGCCGTACGCACCGGTCGGGGAGATCACCGTTCCCGAGGGGTTCCCCGGAGAACGGATCTGCGAGTGA
- a CDS encoding ABC transporter ATP-binding protein — protein MRDASAPIDDGDGDASVESESIEGGGSRPASGRGDPCLRATAVNKVYRSPSGDVSALEDVTLEVYDREFFCLVGPSGCGKSTFLRLLGGLLECDSGEIEILKPEPDDRPTTNMVFQEYGIFPWKSVIENVAFGLKMRGVPKSRRHEIARRYIRKVNLDGFEESYPHQLSGGMKQRVSIARAFANDPEIFLMDEPFGALDAQTKQYLLEELLSLWNESKKTVVYVTHDIEEAIHLGDRIGVMSARPGRIKTVVDVDLDRPRTRDNIPVDRFEEIQEAVWTSLSDEVERSVERSSGRTP, from the coding sequence ATGCGGGACGCTTCCGCCCCGATCGACGACGGTGACGGCGACGCGTCAGTCGAGAGCGAGTCGATCGAGGGCGGGGGATCGAGGCCGGCGTCCGGACGAGGCGATCCCTGCCTCCGGGCGACGGCGGTCAACAAGGTGTACCGCTCGCCCTCCGGGGACGTCTCGGCGCTCGAAGACGTGACCCTCGAGGTGTACGACAGGGAATTCTTCTGTCTGGTCGGCCCCTCCGGCTGCGGCAAGTCGACGTTCCTCCGGCTTCTGGGCGGGCTGTTGGAGTGTGACTCCGGGGAGATAGAGATCCTGAAACCTGAACCCGACGACCGGCCGACGACCAATATGGTCTTCCAGGAGTACGGGATCTTCCCCTGGAAGTCGGTCATCGAGAACGTCGCGTTCGGGCTCAAAATGCGCGGCGTCCCGAAGTCCCGACGTCACGAGATCGCCCGGCGGTACATCCGGAAGGTGAACCTGGACGGCTTCGAAGAGTCGTATCCACACCAGCTGTCCGGCGGGATGAAACAGCGGGTGAGCATCGCGCGGGCGTTCGCGAACGATCCCGAGATTTTCCTCATGGACGAGCCGTTCGGAGCGCTGGACGCACAGACGAAACAGTACCTCCTCGAGGAGTTGCTCTCCCTGTGGAACGAGTCGAAAAAGACCGTCGTCTACGTCACACACGACATCGAGGAGGCGATCCACCTCGGCGATCGGATCGGCGTCATGTCTGCCAGGCCGGGTCGGATAAAGACCGTCGTCGACGTGGATCTCGACCGGCCCCGCACGCGTGACAACATCCCGGTCGACCGGTTCGAGGAGATCCAGGAGGCGGTGTGGACGAGCCTGAGCGACGAGGTGGAGCGGTCGGTCGAACGGTCGAGCGGACGGACCCCCTGA